The proteins below come from a single Erysipelothrix piscisicarius genomic window:
- a CDS encoding V-type ATP synthase subunit I: MAIEKMRLVMVSTEPENVLSMIDNIMTCPNFHPELATEVVKDGDGGLLYPNDRIYDSYLSRCERIITDLHLTLSDNHDRSYSVEQIENALQEAEQRYNTLHRQESSLSSLNDDDKIALSKLREYPLDQVEEGFIRVHFGRIPTNSLSKITLHNDERFVFTELHRTKQYGWIVWICLEEDENHLVPMFETLFFEPLAIPIGADDSLRKECADLLENMYGYIKEQSMKEAYYKYITIYNQEAVIVGFIPETRLSVFESLFPKEMKVLNFDASTQEGLLPPTRLKNGWFSRPFETFVEMYSLPKYGEFDPTTFFAITYCLLFGIMFGDLGQGFVIALGGYYLSKKKGIKLGDVAVRIGMFSMFFGLIYGSFFGNEEILKPILAPFGLPIHVTSPDFTMTLLLTTVTLGVVLILMSIVLNIFLSLKKKDFTNAIYSQNGIAGLMFYGFIMVAVALNSQGINAVNPLTIFLFIVLPLVMILFKEPLSNLMNKMSASPHEGWGGYLVESFFELFEVLLSFIANTMSFLRVGGFVLSHAGMMSVVMTLNEMAGNAGILILIFGNIFVIGLEGLIVGIQTLRLEYYEMFSRYYDGGGKPFKSVY; encoded by the coding sequence GTGGCAATAGAAAAAATGAGACTTGTTATGGTATCAACGGAACCTGAAAATGTGTTATCGATGATTGACAATATTATGACTTGTCCAAACTTTCATCCTGAACTTGCGACGGAAGTTGTAAAGGATGGAGACGGTGGGTTGTTATATCCCAACGATCGAATTTATGACAGTTATCTTTCACGATGTGAGCGTATTATTACAGATTTACATTTAACGCTAAGTGATAACCATGATCGCAGTTATTCAGTGGAACAAATTGAAAATGCTCTACAAGAAGCTGAGCAACGATATAATACACTTCACCGACAAGAATCGTCTTTATCAAGTTTAAATGATGACGACAAAATAGCATTAAGTAAGTTGCGAGAGTATCCTTTAGATCAAGTAGAGGAGGGCTTTATCCGTGTACATTTCGGAAGAATTCCTACTAATTCATTATCTAAAATTACACTGCATAATGATGAACGATTTGTATTCACAGAATTGCATCGAACGAAGCAGTATGGTTGGATTGTTTGGATTTGTTTGGAAGAAGATGAAAATCATCTTGTCCCAATGTTTGAGACCTTATTTTTTGAACCGCTCGCGATACCGATTGGTGCGGATGATAGTTTAAGAAAAGAATGTGCCGATTTGTTAGAGAATATGTATGGATATATTAAAGAACAATCGATGAAAGAGGCATACTATAAATATATAACAATCTACAATCAAGAAGCGGTAATTGTTGGATTTATTCCAGAAACAAGACTTTCGGTTTTTGAGTCGTTATTTCCAAAAGAAATGAAGGTTTTAAACTTTGATGCATCAACGCAAGAAGGTTTATTACCGCCAACACGATTGAAGAATGGTTGGTTCTCTCGACCGTTTGAGACTTTTGTTGAAATGTACAGTTTGCCTAAATATGGCGAATTTGATCCAACTACATTTTTTGCAATAACATATTGCTTGCTGTTTGGGATTATGTTTGGCGATTTAGGTCAAGGGTTTGTAATCGCATTAGGCGGGTATTATTTATCTAAGAAAAAAGGGATTAAGCTTGGAGATGTTGCGGTCCGAATTGGAATGTTCTCCATGTTCTTTGGATTAATTTATGGTTCGTTTTTTGGAAACGAAGAAATTTTGAAACCAATTCTAGCGCCATTTGGATTACCGATTCATGTTACAAGTCCTGATTTCACGATGACGTTGCTCTTAACAACAGTCACACTTGGAGTTGTCTTGATTTTAATGTCAATAGTGCTCAATATCTTTTTATCGTTAAAGAAAAAAGATTTCACGAACGCAATTTACAGTCAAAACGGTATTGCGGGCTTGATGTTTTACGGGTTTATTATGGTGGCCGTCGCATTAAATTCTCAAGGAATCAATGCTGTCAATCCACTAACAATTTTCCTGTTTATTGTTTTACCGTTAGTCATGATTTTATTTAAAGAACCGTTATCGAATCTTATGAATAAAATGAGTGCTTCTCCCCATGAAGGTTGGGGTGGTTACTTAGTCGAAAGTTTCTTCGAATTATTTGAAGTTTTATTAAGTTTTATCGCCAACACGATGTCATTTCTTCGTGTTGGAGGGTTTGTCCTTTCACATGCTGGAATGATGAGTGTTGTTATGACTCTCAATGAGATGGCGGGAAATGCGGGTATTTTAATCTTAATATTCGGTAATATTTTCGTTATCGGTTTAGAAGGACTTATTGTGGGTATTCAAACATTACGTTTGGAATATTATGAAATGTTTAGTCGTTATTACGACGGTGGTGGAAAGCCATTTAAATCAGTTTACTAA
- a CDS encoding ATP synthase subunit C, with translation MSLSLFEILGPMLLIGLITLPLIPVYKKKVDPQNAKFRVWFQVSCFFAALIGVVLISGYTHADEAVSNAFQGSNAQGMAYLAASIAVGCSVLGAGYAVGQAAPAAIGAISEKGENFGKAMIFVALAEGVAIYGLLIAILIINKL, from the coding sequence ATGTCATTATCATTATTTGAAATTCTCGGACCAATGCTTTTAATTGGTCTTATCACGTTACCACTTATACCGGTATATAAGAAAAAAGTGGATCCACAAAATGCGAAGTTCCGAGTTTGGTTCCAAGTATCATGTTTCTTTGCAGCATTAATTGGTGTTGTTTTGATTAGTGGTTATACACATGCTGATGAAGCTGTCTCAAATGCGTTTCAAGGAAGTAATGCACAGGGAATGGCTTATTTAGCTGCTTCGATTGCTGTAGGCTGTTCTGTACTTGGTGCTGGATATGCTGTTGGTCAAGCGGCACCTGCTGCAATTGGTGCTATTTCTGAGAAGGGTGAAAACTTTGGTAAAGCAATGATTTTCGTTGCACTTGCTGAAGGGGTTGCGATTTATGGGCTCTTAATCGCTATTCTTATTATTAATAAATTATGA
- a CDS encoding V-type ATP synthase subunit F, with amino-acid sequence MKMYLISDNIDTQMGLRLAGIEGVVVHEKEELKKELETAIHSADIGIVLLTTKIFDLDREYIQDLKLNLSSPLIVEISDRHKSHEVQSMLDETISKIIGEVV; translated from the coding sequence ATGAAAATGTATCTTATCAGTGACAACATCGATACCCAAATGGGACTACGTTTAGCTGGTATTGAGGGTGTGGTTGTTCACGAAAAAGAGGAACTTAAAAAAGAACTTGAAACTGCAATTCACAGTGCTGATATTGGAATTGTTTTACTTACAACTAAAATTTTCGATTTAGATCGTGAGTATATTCAAGATTTAAAATTAAATCTGTCGAGTCCTTTAATTGTTGAAATATCAGACCGACATAAATCTCATGAAGTTCAATCGATGCTTGATGAAACAATTTCTAAAATTATCGGAGAGGTGGTATAA
- a CDS encoding V-type ATP synthase subunit E, producing the protein MAGEKAKVSKEIVNIIDEEARNYTEMSQRAQKEKVDSELSAYKIQVEYSIKSRIRSIKDREEKKRSRVESELRFSVQKRLRMRRQELLDSFGNEIKEKVVHFRKSEDYKNYLDQCLDGLNLDPTLPVVISICREDQLLFDVKNATIEFIELELGGFLCEVGNVVYDYTLDSRFNDAMKYFVQESQLWI; encoded by the coding sequence ATGGCTGGAGAAAAAGCTAAGGTTTCAAAAGAAATCGTTAATATTATTGATGAAGAAGCACGAAATTATACAGAAATGAGTCAACGTGCTCAAAAAGAAAAAGTAGATTCAGAACTTTCAGCATATAAAATTCAAGTTGAATATTCAATTAAATCACGTATTCGAAGTATTAAAGATCGCGAAGAAAAAAAACGCAGTCGCGTCGAATCGGAATTAAGATTCAGTGTGCAAAAGCGTCTTAGAATGCGTCGTCAAGAATTGCTTGATTCATTTGGAAATGAAATTAAGGAGAAAGTAGTTCATTTTCGAAAATCGGAGGACTATAAAAATTATCTCGATCAATGTCTTGATGGTTTAAATCTTGATCCAACACTGCCGGTAGTGATTTCGATTTGCAGAGAAGATCAGTTATTATTTGATGTAAAAAATGCAACAATCGAGTTTATTGAACTTGAACTTGGCGGGTTTTTATGTGAAGTTGGCAATGTTGTTTATGATTACACATTGGATTCTAGATTTAATGATGCAATGAAATATTTTGTTCAGGAAAGTCAATTATGGATATAG